A genome region from Euphorbia lathyris chromosome 4, ddEupLath1.1, whole genome shotgun sequence includes the following:
- the LOC136226581 gene encoding purine permease 1-like yields the protein MEKSLKKLLLFLNCTLLALGGTGGPLVMRLYFLKGGKGVWISSAMETAGFPFILLPLFISYLHRRKKDNSGSQTKLFYITTRIFLAAAILGLLTGLDDFLYAYGVARLPISTSALIIASQLGFTAGFAFLLVKQKFTSFSINSIFLLSMGAVILAFHSSSDRPNNESNKEYFMGFIMTIGASALYGFVLPAVELVYKKAKQNITYTLVMEMQMVMSFFATAFCGVGMLLHNDFKGMEREAGEYELGRSKYAAVIFCSAVLWQCFFMGAIGVIFCGSSLLSGIIIAALLPVTETLAVLLYDETFRVEKGLSLVLSIWGFISYFYGEFKHSKKTNPPKSELEMP from the exons ATGGAGAAATCGTTGAAGAAACTCCTCCTCTTCCTGAATTGCACATTGCTAGCCCTCGGTGGTACCGGAGGTCCCCTAGTAATGCGCCTCTACTTCTTAAAAGGAGGAAAAGGAGTTTGGATTTCAAGTGCCATGGAAACTGCTGGTTTTCCATTCATCTTACTTCCTCTCTTCATATCATATTTACATCGCCGGAAAAAAGACAATTCAGGTTCACAGACTAAACTTTTCTACATCACAACTCGTATCTTCTTAGCTGCAGCTATTCTCGGCCTTCTCACCGGCTTAGACGATTTTCTTTACGCCTATGGTGTTGCTCGTCTTCCGATTTCTACATCTGCTCTTATAATTGCATCTCAGTTAGGGTTTACGGCTGGTTTTGCTTTTCTTCTGGTTAAGCAGAAATTCACATCGTTTAGCATCAATTCTATATTTCTGTTGTCAATGGGGGCTGTGATTTTGGCGTTTCATTCTTCTTCTGATCGGCCGAATAATGAATCGAATAAAGAGTATTTTATGGGGTTTATAATGACAATTGGCGCTTCTGCTCTTTATGGATTTGTGCTTCCAGCGGTTGAATTAGTTTATAAGAAAGCAAAGCAGAACATTACTTATACTTTAGTTATGGAGATGCAGATGGTTATGTCTTTTTTTGCTACTGCTTTCTGTGGTGTTGGGATGCTTCTGCACAACGATTTTAAg GGAATGGAAAGAGAGGCAGGTGAATATGAGCTTGGAAGATCAAAATATGCAGCAGTGATATTTTGTTCGGCAGTGCTATGGCAATGCTTCTTCATGGGAGCAATTGGTGTCATTTTCTGTGGTTCTTCGTTGCTTTCTGGTATTATAATAGCTGCTTTGCTGCCGGTGACAGAAACTCTGGCTGTTTTGCTTTATGATGAGACTTTTCGAGTTGAGAAAGGTCTTTCTCTTGTTTTGTCTATTTGGGGCTTCATTTCTTACTTCTATGGTGAATTCAAGCATAGCAAGAAAACTAATCCACCTAAGTCAGAGCTCGAGATGCCGTag